The Clostridia bacterium genomic sequence CGTCAACCGCCGCCGGCGCGTGGCGAGGAACGAGGCTCGCCCGCGCCACGTTCGACGGGGAGGAACGGGGGCGGTCGGCGGCCGGGCACGCGACGGCCTGGCTGGCGGTCGCGGTCGCGGCGTCATCGCGCGGAGGGCCGGCCCTCATCCTGGTCGCGCTGGCGCTGTCAGATGCGGTCGCCCTGCTCCTCGGGTCGTGGCACGCGCTGCGTGCCTCGCTGATCGAGGAGGCCGCGTGGGACGCGGACGAACCGGGGCCCGGGCGCTGGCTCCGGGCGGCCGGGACCGGCGTGGCGGCGCTGTCCCTGCTCGCCGCCGGCTTCGGCGCCGCGGTTCAGGGACCGGCGGCGCGCATCGCGGACGCGGCGCTGCGGATCGTCGTCGCGGCCATGGCGCGCGTCGCCTTTCCCGTCGTGGCCTGGGCGCTGGACGCGCTGCGCCCGCATTCCGCGAGCATCCGCGAGGTGCTGGATCGCATGGCCCAGGGGGTGGGTGGGCACCCCTCGGACACGATCGCCGCGCCGGCCGTCACGCACGGGTCGGGGTGGGTGCTGGCGGGTCTCGCCGGTGCAGCCGTCCTCGCCGTTCTGGTCGCCGTGGGCCTCGCCCGGTTGCGGGACGCAGCCGGCGGCGGACCGGTCGAGACAGCATTCTCCGAAACGAGCGAAATGATCCCGCGCGGCGACGCGAAGCGCCCGCGACGGCTCGCCTGGGCGGGGGCGCCGGCCACGGATGCCGTCCGCCGTGTGCGGGCGGCGTACCGGCGTTGGTCCAGGTCGGCGGCGCGACACGGGCATGCGCGCGCCCCCTCGCAGACGGCGCGCGAGCACGCGCGAAGGGTGACGGGCGGCCTCGAAGCGGCGCCTGCCGCCGCGGAGCTCGTCGCCCTGTACGAACGCGCGCGTTACGGCGGCGTCGCGACCGCAGAGGACGCGCGCCGAGCGGGCGATGTCGCCAGGGACGCGGAAGCGGAGGTCATCCCCGTTGAGCGAGGTCGATAAGGGGCTCCCGGACGGCGGCGACGGCGCGCCGGCGGCGCGCCGCGGTCCCACGTTCGACGACCCGCGCTGCTGCGCGAGCTGCGTGCACGTCGGCGTGCGGCGGGTGGGCGGGCAGGTGCGCGTCTACTGCCGGCGGCTCGGCTACGACACGCGCCCGGAGTGGCGCTTCGACTGCTGGACGCCGAAGCCGCACGTGCGCGACCGGCTCGACCGGTGATCCCGCGCCTACTCGCCGGCCAGCAGCGCCTCGCGCTGGGCGGGATCGACGGGGTCCCCGGACTTGACAAGCTCCAGCAGCCGCTTGCGGCCCCGCGGCGCGCCGATCAGCACCGCGCCCACCAGCCGATCCTCAAGGAAGAACAGCGTCCGCGCCGTCTTGGCGCTCTCGTCGACGCGCGTGACCTCCGTGATGCCGGGATGGTCCTCCGGGGTCATGCCGAGGACGCTGATGTTCGAGTCGAAGAGCGGGCTGGAGTACGTGGGGACTTCGCGGTAGGGCTCGTTCGCGCCCAGCATGTTGCGCGCCGCCACGCGGCCGTGCATGAGCGCGTTGTCCCATGTGCCCATGCGGTGGTGGCGGCCGATGACCGGATCGTAGAAGCGCGCGATGTCGCCGGCGGCGAACACGCCGGGGACGCCGGTGAACAGGCGCTCGTCCGTCCGCACGGCGCCATCCTCGACGGGAATCGGCGAGCCGGCCAGCCAGTCGGTGTACATCGTCAGGCCGACCCCGGCGCCGACCAGGTCGCACTCGTACCGCCGGCCGCTCTTCGTTTCCACGGCGTGGGCCAGGCCGTCGCGCACGAGGATGCGCGCCGCTTCCTCGTCGTGCACCACGTCCACGCCGTGCTCGCGGGCGATGGCGTCCACAAGCGCGCCCGCCTCCTGCGGCAGCACGCGGCGCAGGAAGCGGTCGCCGCGCATGAGCCACGTCACGCGCAGGCCCTGTTGGAGGAAGCCCTCCGTGAGCTCGTAGGAGATGAAGCTGCCGCCGATGACGACGGCGCGCGCCTCGCGGCCGCGCCGCGCGCGGGCCTCCGCCGCGGCCGCCAGCAGGCGGCGCGTGTCGTCGAGCGTCTGGAAGTGCAGCACGTTCGCGGCGTCGTCGCCGGGGACGCCGAGCCGGCGCGGGGCGCCGCCCGTCGCGACGAGGAGCCCGTCCCACGGAAGCGTCTCTCCCGTGGCGAGCGTCACGGTCCGCTCCTCGACCTGGACGGACGTGGCGAGCGTCTCCAGACGAAGGTCGATGCCGCGCTCCGCATGCCACTCCACCGAGCGGATGAAGGTCTTCTCCGGGGCGAGCCGGCCCTGAAGGACGCGCGGGAGCGAGACGCGGTTGTACAGCGGGTACGGTTCGCGCCCGATGAGCGTGACGCGGCAGGACGGGTCGAGCTTGCGCAGCGTTTCCGCGGCGGTGGTGCCGGCGACGCCGTTGCCGACGATGACGAACCGACGTTCAGCCAAACGTGGACCCTCCGTTCAAGAGTCTGCGCGACTCTTGAGGCCGCAACACGCGGAGGCGTCAGGCCTGGCCGGCGGGGTTGCGGCGGAAGGCCTCGGCCTGGGGCCGCATGTCGGTGACCTCGACGTGGTCAGTCTGGCCGAAGCGGCGGAGGATCGCAAGCGTCTCGTCCGGGCGGTCGGTGTGGATGTGGACCTTGGCCTGGAACTCGTCGCCGGCGACGACGAGGCTGTCGCCCATGGGCAGGAGTTCGGCCCGCAGCCGTTCCAGGTCGAGCCCCGGTCCCGTGAGCACCAGCTGCACCTCGATGGGGAAGCGCAGGTCGAAGTCGCTCTCGCCCTCAAGGTGCGCGGGCGCCTCCGGCGCGAGCGCCTGGCGGGTCGCCGCGCGGCGGGCCAGCTCGCGGCCCACCTTGAGGGCGAGCCGGCGGTGCCGCAGGAACTGCGTCGCGCCGTCGAGCATGTGGCACAGGGCCAGGCCGGCGGCGTCGACCACGCCGGCCTCCTTGAGCACCGGGAGAAGGTCGGGCGTCCGGGCGAGCGCCTCGCGCGCTGCGCGCCGGGCGGCGTTCAGCACGCCGAGGACGTCCTCGCCGCGCGCCGCGGCGTCCCTGCCGCTGGCCGCGGCCGCCTTGGCGACGGTGAGGATCGTCCCTTCCTTCGGCTCGGCCACGGCGCGGTAGCTCAGCTCCGACGCTTGCACCAGCCCCTCGGCGAACGTGGACGCGCTGACGACGTCGCTGCCGCGCGCCGCCCTCGCGATGCCGCGCAGCATCTGCGCGAGGATGAGCCCGGAGTTGCCGCGCGCCCCCATGAGCGCCCCCATCGACGCCTTCTGCAACAGCGCGCCGGCGGACGCCTCGGTGCCCGTGCCGGGCTGCTCGTTCGCGCCCTCCGGCCCGCAGGCGGCGCGGAGCGTGCCGAGCATGTTGCCGCCGGTGTCGCCGTCCGGGACGGGGAACACGTTCATGGCGTCGATCTGGCGGCGGTGGCGTTCCAGGGAGCGCACGGCCCCGCTCCCCAGCACCCGAAGGTCGTCTGCGGTCAGCGATTCGATCAATGAAGGTCTCCTTTCGTCCGTCGGCATCGACCCGTTACTGGACGTTCCCGCCGTCCGCCTCCGGATCCTCGCAGGAGACCAGGCCCAACAGGCCCGGCCCCACGTGGACGCCGAGCACCGGCGTGAACGGCTCGATCCACAGGTCGTGCGGCTGAAAGCGGGCGCGGATGCGCTCCGCCCATTCCCGCGCTTCCTCTTCCGCGTTGGCGTGGATGACGATCATGCGCCGCCGCCCCTCGCCGGTCAGGCGGCGTTCCGTCTCTTCCTCGATCCGCTGCAGGCCCGCGCGGCGGCTGCGCACCACGCCGGCCGAGTCGACCTCGCCGTCGACGAGCGTCAGCATGGGCAGCAGGCCCAGCAGTTTCCCCACGAGGCCGCGGGCTCGCCCGACGCGCCCGCCCCGGATCAGGTACTCCAGCGTGTCGACGACGGCGAGGAGGACGATGCGCGGCCGCAGGCGCTCCAGCGAGACGAGGATCTCGTCGACGGAGGCGCCTTGCGCGGCGCGCTCGGCGGCCTTCAGGGTGAGCAACGCGTGCCCGGCGGAAGCCATGCGGCTGTCCACCACGGCGATGCGGACGCCGTCGAACATGTCCTCGACGAGGTCCGCCGCCTGGCGCGCGGAGTTGTAGGTGCCGCTGAGTCGGCTGGAGATGGTGAGGCAGACGACGTCGCGGCCCTCTTGAGCGGCCGCCTGGAACACGGAGACGAAGTCGCCGGGGGACGGTTGCGTCGTGCCGGCGACCCCTTTGAACGCGGCAAGCTTGCGATAGAACTCGTCCGGTTGGATGTCGACGCCGTCGCGATAGGACTCGTCCCCGAAGACGACCCGCAGGGGGACGGTCGGGACGTGGAACCGGTCGCGCACGGCGGCGGGGATGGTGCCGGTCGAATCGCTCACGACGACGGGGGCCACACGCATCCTCCTCGGTCATGCCCCCGCGAAGGGAGCAGGCGAACGGCGCGCCGCAGGCACAACTCGGCGCAGTTCTCTTATACGGCGCGATTTGCCGTTCGCCTTCTGCCGGAGCGAATCAGGTGCGAAGATGGCCCGCGACCGGGCTGCCGTCGCCGGACGGCAACGCCGGGCGGCGGCGCCAGTGGCGGCGCCGCGCCGGGCGGCCCCAGCCGGCGATCGCGGCGAGGCGCCGGAGGAGGTAGGCGACGCCGCCGACGTCATACGCGTGATGCGCCTCGACAAGCCGCTTGATGACCATGGCGGGCACACCGTAAAGGCTTTCGCGGCCCCAGCGGCCGACCCCCTCGTGGCGGCCGAGCGACGCAAATACGCCCCGTTGGCGCGGCACAAACGCCTCAAGCGGTTCCCCGCGCATCGCGCGGCAGACGTTGCGGGCCGCCAGGCGTCCCTCCTGCACCGCCATCTGTGCGGTGGGCGGCACCACCCGGCCCGTCGCCGGGTCGGTCGGCGCGGAACAGTCGCCGGCGAGGAAGATGCGCTCGTCCGCGGTGCACCGGAGGTGCGCATCCACCAGCCCGCGGTCGCCCCGCGTCACCGGCAGGCCCGAGGCACGCACAACGGGGTTGGCGCGCACGCCGCCGGCCCACACGAGCAGGTCGTACCCGCGCGTCTCGCCGCCCTCCAGCGTGACGTGCTCGCCGTCGACCTCGACGATCGCCCGTCCCGTCAACAGCCGCACGCCCTTGGACTCCAGCGTGCGCACGGCCGCTTCCACGAGTTCCGGCTCGAAGCCGGGCATGATCTGGGGCCCGGCGTCGACGACGGTCACCTGCAGGCCCGGATCGCTCTCGGCGATCTCCGCGGCCAGCTGGACGCCGGTCAGTCCGCCGCCGACGACGATCACGCGCGCGTCCGGCCGGCGCTCCGCCAGGCCGGCCAGGCGGTTGCGCAGCCGCCGTGCGCTGCGCAGGTCCGTCAGCGGCACGCCGTGCTCCTTTGCGCCCGGCACGCCGTAATACTCGGGAATGCTGCCCAGGGCCACGATCAGCCAACCGTATGGAACCTCGGTCCGCTCGCAGCGCACGACGCGTGCCGCGGCGTCGATCGCGGCGACGCGGTCGATGACGAGCCGGTGCGGCGGCTGCACGAGACGATCGAGGGGCACGGTGATGTCGGCTTCCTCCTCGTCGCCGGCGACGAATTCGTGCAGTTCCGTCGTGAAGTAGTGCGTCCGGCCGCGGTTGACGAGCACGACCTCGCCCCTGCGGCCGAGCGCGCGGCGGAGCTCAAGGTACGCCGACAGGCCGGCGTACCCGGCTCCGAGAATCACAATCGCGTCTTCGCCCGCCATGCGGATCCACCCCCGGACCCAGTGTTCCCCATCTCACGCGGCCGCTTGATCGCGCCGCGGCCGGCCGCGCCCTCACATGAAGAGGACGGCGAGGTACGCGACGAACGCGAGGCCGCACGCGGAGAGCCACGGCCCGTGGCCGCGGCCGCCCGTCGCGCGCCAGGCCAGGGCGGTGCCGAGCCCGGCCGCGCCCACCGCCACCATCGCGGGGGGCGACATGCGCCACGGACAGAGGGCGAGGGACACGGCGACCGGCAACGTGGCCGACATGACGAGCGCGCCGCTGACGTTCTGCAGGGCGAGGTCGAACTTGCCGCGCAGGGCCCAGAGCGTCGCCGTGGTGATCTCGGGGAGTTCCGTCGCGAGCGGGGCGAGGGAGAGCGAAACAATCAGCGACGGCAGGCCCAACGCCGCGCTCAGCCCTTCGAGCGCGTGCACGAGTTGCTCGGCTCCGTAGGCGAGGCCCGCGCACCCTGCCAACGTTTGCGCGACGACCCACGGCAGGCGGCCGGCGAAGGGAAGTCGAAACAATGCGGACGGGGGAGGATCGCCGCGGTCGTCGCGGTCCCAACTCTGCAGGCAGAACGCCGCCCACGCCGCGAGGAAACACGGCGCCAGCGCAAGCTTGAGCCGCGGGGCGGGCACGAGGGTCAGGGCGACGGCCGCGCCGAAGAGGACGCCGAACCACTGGAGATTGCGGCGGACGCCCCGGTCGGTGCGCCGGGCCGCCCGCGGCTCCCGCGCGCCTGCGCGCGCCGTCCCCGCCAGGCCGACGAGGCCGAAGGCGAGCGTGGCCAGCACCGCGGGGGATCCCAGCGCCGTGCCCGTGCTCACGCCGCCGGCGCCGCTCAGCGCGGCCAGCAGCGTGACGAGCGTCTCGGGAAGGGTGCCGCCCATCGCGGCGAGGACGGAACCGGTGCCCGCGGGACCGAGTTTCCACCGGTGGGCGAGCCACTCCACGCCGTTGACGAAGAGTTCGGCCGCCACGACGATCAGCCCCGCGGCAGCCGCGGCCCAGACGAGGAGCAAGGTCATGATCGGCGGCGGCCTCCACGCGGCATGCCTATGCCGGTCCTCGGGCGGCCATGCAGGACGGCGCGGGCTTTCCAGTCGAAGTCGAGTCGTACTAACCTTGAAGGCGGGTTTCGGGGAAGGGGCGAGGCACGTGGCCGATTTCGACGTCGTGATCCTCGGCGGCGGCACGGGCGGGTACGTCGCCGCCATTCGGGCCGCGCAACTGGGCATGAAGACGGCGCTTGTCGAGGAGGACAAGGTCGGGGGAACCTGCCTGCACCGCGGGTGCATTCCGACCAAGGTGATGCTGCAGGCGGCCGATCTCTTGAACGACATCCGTCGCGCCGCGGACTTCGGGCTCGCGCCGGTCGCCGGGGCGGACGTCGACTGGTCCCGCCTCGCGGAGCGCCGCGGCCGCATCGTGACCACGCTGCACCGCGGCGTGGAGTACCTCCTGAAGAAGAACGGGGTGGAACTGGTCCGCGGCCACGGCACGCTGGAAGGGCCGGGGCGCGTGCGCGTGGCCGACCGCGTCCTGACCGCGTCGCACACGATCATCGCCACCGGTTCGCGCCCGCGCGAACTGCCCGGGCTCCCGTTCGACGGGGAGCGGATCATTTCCAGCGACCATGCCCTACAGATGGCCCGGCGGCCGTCGTCGGTCGTCGTCGTCGGCGCCGGCGCCGTGGGGGTGGAGTTCGCGTCGCTGTTCCGGGACTTCGGCGCGGAGGTCACGCTGGTCGAGTGGTTGCCGCGCATCGTGCCGCTTGAGGACGAGGACGTCTCCGCGGAACTGCAGCGCGCGTTCGAGAAGCGCGGCATCCGGTGCCTGACGGGCGCGCAGGTGCTGGCGGAGTCGGTGAAGGCGGAGCCGGACGGGGTTTCGCTGACCGTGAGAAGGGGCGACGAGGATTTGGCGCTCAAGGCCGAGGTGCTGCTCGTGGCCGTCGGCCGCGCGGCGCGCCTGGAGGGCTACGGTCTTGAGACGACCGGCGTGGCCGTGGAGCGAGGATTCATTCGCGTGGACGGTCACATGCGCACGAACGTCCCCGGCGTGTACGCCATCGGCGACGTCGTCGGCGGGCTGCAGCTGGCCCACGTGGCGGCGCACGAGGGGATCGTGGCCGTGGAGACGGCGGCCGGGCACGACCCGGAACCGATCGACTACACGAAAGCGCCGAAGGCCACGTACTGCCGGCCGCAGGTCGCGAGCGTCGGCTACAGCGAGAAGGAGGCGAGGGACGCCGGTCATACGGTCAAGGTCGGTACGTTCCCGTTCCGCGCCATCGGCAAGGCGCTGATCGTCGGCGAAGGCGAGGGTTTCTGCAAGGTGGTCGCCGACGAGGACGGCGGCGTGCTGGGGGTGCACCTGATCGGGCCGCACGCGACGGACCTGATCGCGGAGGGCGCGCTCCTGCGGTTCATGGACGGCACGGCGTGGGAGCTGGGCACCGTCATCCACCCGCACCCCACGCTGTCGGAGGTTCTCGGAGAAGCCGGCTTGGCCGTCGAGGGCCGGGCCATTCATTTTTGATCAGCCGCCGGCGGGATCGAGCGCCGGCGTCGCGGAGGTGGGCGGAGTTGGGCGATTGGAAGAAGCTCGGTCTGACCGAAGAGGACCTCGTCGGCATGTACCGGACGATGCTTCTGGCGCGTCGCCTGGACGAGCGCCAGTGGGTGATGAACCGCATGGGCAAGGCGCCCTTCGTGATCTCCTGCCAGGGGCACGAGGCGGCGCAGGTGGGTTGCGCCTGGGCGCTGGAGCGCGGCAAGGACTTCACGCTGCCGTACTACCGTGATCTCGGCGTCGTGCTCACCATGGGCATGACGCCGCGGGAGGTCATGCTCGACTTCTTCGGACGCGCGGAGGGGCCGAGCAGCGGCGGGCGGCAGATGCCGGGCCACTACTCGCACCCGAAGCTGCGCATCGTGTCGCAGTCGAGCACGGTCGCCGTGCAGGCCGTCCACGCCGCCGGCATCGGGTATGCCGCGCGGCTGCGCGGCGAGGACACCGTGGTCTACACCTCCTTCGGCGAGGGTTCGGCCCAGCAGGGCGACGTCCACGAGGCGATGAACTGGGCGGGCATCTACAAGCTGCCGGTCATCTTCGTCTGCCAGAACAACAAGTACGCCATCTCCGTGTCCGCCTCGAAGCAGATGGCCATCGAGAACGTCGCCGACCGCGCGGCCGGGTACGGCTTCCCGGGCGTGACGGTGGACGGCCGCGACCCCATCGCCGTGTACGCGGTCATGAAGCGGGCCGTCGAGCGCGCCCGCGCGGGCGAGGGCGCGACGTTCATCGAGGCCAAGGTCTACCGTTTGACGCCGCACTCGTCCGATGACGACGACCGCAGCTACCGCAGCCGCGAAGAGGTGGAAGCCGAGCGCAAGCGCGACCCGCTTCTGCTCTTCGCCGATCGCCTCAAGCGGGAAGGGATCCTGGACGACGCCCGTCTCGCGGAACTTGAGGAAGCCGTCAAGAAAGAGGTCGACGACGCGACCGCCTACGCCGAGAAGGCGGCCGATCCACGCCCCGAAGACTTGTACGCCCGGCTCTACGCCAGCGAGCCGGCGATCGGCTAGGGAGGCGCCCGAAGTGCCTGAGAAGACGCTCATCGAAGCGATTCACGACGCCATGGACGAGGAGATGGCGCGGGATCCGTCCGTGGTGCTGCTGGGCGAGGACGTCGGCCTGCGCGGCGGCGTGTTCCGCGCCAGCGCCGGTCTCATCGAGAAGTACGGCGAGGCGCGCGTGATCGACACGCCGCTCGCGGAGTCGAGCATCGCCGGCATGGCGATCGGCATGGCGCTGAACGGCCTCCGGCCGATCGCGGAGATGCAGTTCGCCGACTTCTCCTTCCCCGCCTTCAACCAGATCCAGAGTGAGGCCGCGCGCATGTACTACCGGTCCAACGGCGGCTGGAAGGTGCCGCTCGTCATCCGCATGCCCTACGGCGGCGGTCCCGGCGTCCACGGTGCGCTCTACCATTCCCAGAGCGTGGAGGCTTTCTACGCGCACATCCCCGGGCTGAAGGTCGTCCTGCCGTCGTTCCCGTACGACGCGAAGGGCATGCTGAAGGCAGCCATCCGCGACGACGACCCGGTCATCTTCCTGGAGCACAAGAAGGCGTACCGCTCCGTGCGCCAGGAGGTCCCCGACGGGGACTACACCGTGCCGCTCGGTCCCGCGGAGGTGCGGCGCGAGGGGCGGCACGTCACGATCTACAGCTACGGCTTCCTCTTGCATGAGTCGCTGCGCGCCGCGGACCAGCTGAAGCAGGAGGGGATCGAGTGCACGGTCGTCGACGTGCGCTCGCTCAAGCCCCTCGACAAGAAGACGATCGTGGAGACGGCCAAGCACACGGGGAAGGCGCTGATCGTGCACGAGGACAACGTCTCCTACGGCGCGGGCGCGGAGATCGCGGCCGTCATCGCGGAAGAGGCGCTCTTCCACCTGGACGCGCCCGTCCGCCGCCTGTGCGGGCCGGACGTGCCCGGGATCGGCTTCAATCACGTCTACGAGCACGAATTCACGCCGGACGTGGCGCGGATCGCCGCCGCCGCGCGCGAGCTGGCCAAGTTCTGAAAGGAGGCGGTCGCGTGGACGTCACGGTGAAGATGCCCCAGCTGGGCGAAAGCGTGACGGAAGGCACCGTCTCGGCCTGGCTGAAGCGGCCCGGGGACCGGGTCGAACGGTACGAGTCGCTGCTGGAAGTGATCACGGACAAGGTGAACGCGGAGGTGCCGTCGCCGTACGCGGGCGTGGTGAAGGCCCTGCTCGTGGCGGAAGGCGACACCGTGCCCGTCGGCACGCCGATCTGCGTCCTTGAGGCGGAGGGCGAGGTCGAGGCGGACGCGTCCGCGCCGGAAAGCCACGGTTCGGCCACCGCGCCCTCGCCTGCGGGCGCGGCGGATCCGGGCGCCGGCGCGGGCACGGCGACGCCGGCGACGGGCGCCACCGGCCCCGGAGGGGCGGCTCCGGGCGCGCCCGAGCGCGGCCGCTACTCGCCCGCGGTGCGGCGCCTCGCGCGGGAACACGGCGTCGATCTGACGCAGGTCCGGGGGACGGGCGCCGGCGGGCGCGTCACCAGGGAAGATGTGGAACGCTTCGTGGCGCAGCGGGCCGCGGGGGTCGCGCCGGCAGCGTCGCCCGCGACGGCGCCGCAGGCGGCGCCCGTGCCGCCGCAGGCCGCGCCGGCTCCGGCGGCCGCCGCCGCGCCGAAGCTCGGGCCCGACGACGAGCTCGTCCCGCTCACGCCGATCCGCCGCACCATCGCCCGCAACATGGTGTTGAGCGCGACCACCATCCCGCACGCGTGGACCATGGTGGAGGCCGACGTCACCGGCATCGAGCGCCTCATCGAGTCGCGCGGCGCCGAGTTCCGGGCGCGCGAGGGCGTGAACCTCACGTTCCTGCCGTTTGCCGTCAAGGCGGCGGTGGAGGCGTTGAAGGCGGTGCCGCGCCTGAACGCCACCTGGTCGGAGGCGGGCATCATCCTGCACAAGCGCGTCCATGTCGGCATCGCCGTCGCCACGGAGGACGGGCTGGTCGTGCCCGTCATCCACGACGCCGACCGGCTCAGCATCGCCGGGCTGGCGGTCGCCATCGCGGACCTCGCGTCGCGGGCGCGCGCGGGTAAACTGAACCTGGACGACATGCAGGGCGGCACGTTCACCGTCGACAACACCGGGGCCGTGGGCACCGAGCTCTCCATGCCGATCATCGTCCCCGGACAGACCGGCATCCTGACGACGGAGCGGGCGAAGAAGAAGCCGGTCGTCGTCGGCGACGCCATCGCCATCCGCACCGTGATGGCGCTCTGCCTGTCGATCGACCACCGCGTCGTGGACGGCGCGGAGGCCGGCCGGTTCCTCACGGAGGTGCGCAGGCGCCTGGAGAGCGTGGGGCCCGAGACCGGACTGTACTG encodes the following:
- a CDS encoding NAD(P)/FAD-dependent oxidoreductase is translated as MAGEDAIVILGAGYAGLSAYLELRRALGRRGEVVLVNRGRTHYFTTELHEFVAGDEEEADITVPLDRLVQPPHRLVIDRVAAIDAAARVVRCERTEVPYGWLIVALGSIPEYYGVPGAKEHGVPLTDLRSARRLRNRLAGLAERRPDARVIVVGGGLTGVQLAAEIAESDPGLQVTVVDAGPQIMPGFEPELVEAAVRTLESKGVRLLTGRAIVEVDGEHVTLEGGETRGYDLLVWAGGVRANPVVRASGLPVTRGDRGLVDAHLRCTADERIFLAGDCSAPTDPATGRVVPPTAQMAVQEGRLAARNVCRAMRGEPLEAFVPRQRGVFASLGRHEGVGRWGRESLYGVPAMVIKRLVEAHHAYDVGGVAYLLRRLAAIAGWGRPARRRHWRRRPALPSGDGSPVAGHLRT
- the lpdA gene encoding dihydrolipoyl dehydrogenase, with product MIGGGLHAACLCRSSGGHAGRRGLSSRSRVVLTLKAGFGEGARHVADFDVVILGGGTGGYVAAIRAAQLGMKTALVEEDKVGGTCLHRGCIPTKVMLQAADLLNDIRRAADFGLAPVAGADVDWSRLAERRGRIVTTLHRGVEYLLKKNGVELVRGHGTLEGPGRVRVADRVLTASHTIIATGSRPRELPGLPFDGERIISSDHALQMARRPSSVVVVGAGAVGVEFASLFRDFGAEVTLVEWLPRIVPLEDEDVSAELQRAFEKRGIRCLTGAQVLAESVKAEPDGVSLTVRRGDEDLALKAEVLLVAVGRAARLEGYGLETTGVAVERGFIRVDGHMRTNVPGVYAIGDVVGGLQLAHVAAHEGIVAVETAAGHDPEPIDYTKAPKATYCRPQVASVGYSEKEARDAGHTVKVGTFPFRAIGKALIVGEGEGFCKVVADEDGGVLGVHLIGPHATDLIAEGALLRFMDGTAWELGTVIHPHPTLSEVLGEAGLAVEGRAIHF
- a CDS encoding thiamine pyrophosphate-dependent dehydrogenase E1 component subunit alpha, with the translated sequence MYRTMLLARRLDERQWVMNRMGKAPFVISCQGHEAAQVGCAWALERGKDFTLPYYRDLGVVLTMGMTPREVMLDFFGRAEGPSSGGRQMPGHYSHPKLRIVSQSSTVAVQAVHAAGIGYAARLRGEDTVVYTSFGEGSAQQGDVHEAMNWAGIYKLPVIFVCQNNKYAISVSASKQMAIENVADRAAGYGFPGVTVDGRDPIAVYAVMKRAVERARAGEGATFIEAKVYRLTPHSSDDDDRSYRSREEVEAERKRDPLLLFADRLKREGILDDARLAELEEAVKKEVDDATAYAEKAADPRPEDLYARLYASEPAIG
- a CDS encoding DegV family protein; translated protein: MAPVVVSDSTGTIPAAVRDRFHVPTVPLRVVFGDESYRDGVDIQPDEFYRKLAAFKGVAGTTQPSPGDFVSVFQAAAQEGRDVVCLTISSRLSGTYNSARQAADLVEDMFDGVRIAVVDSRMASAGHALLTLKAAERAAQGASVDEILVSLERLRPRIVLLAVVDTLEYLIRGGRVGRARGLVGKLLGLLPMLTLVDGEVDSAGVVRSRRAGLQRIEEETERRLTGEGRRRMIVIHANAEEEAREWAERIRARFQPHDLWIEPFTPVLGVHVGPGLLGLVSCEDPEADGGNVQ
- a CDS encoding FAD-dependent oxidoreductase translates to MAERRFVIVGNGVAGTTAAETLRKLDPSCRVTLIGREPYPLYNRVSLPRVLQGRLAPEKTFIRSVEWHAERGIDLRLETLATSVQVEERTVTLATGETLPWDGLLVATGGAPRRLGVPGDDAANVLHFQTLDDTRRLLAAAAEARARRGREARAVVIGGSFISYELTEGFLQQGLRVTWLMRGDRFLRRVLPQEAGALVDAIAREHGVDVVHDEEAARILVRDGLAHAVETKSGRRYECDLVGAGVGLTMYTDWLAGSPIPVEDGAVRTDERLFTGVPGVFAAGDIARFYDPVIGRHHRMGTWDNALMHGRVAARNMLGANEPYREVPTYSSPLFDSNISVLGMTPEDHPGITEVTRVDESAKTARTLFFLEDRLVGAVLIGAPRGRKRLLELVKSGDPVDPAQREALLAGE
- a CDS encoding DUF4129 domain-containing protein, whose amino-acid sequence is MAVVARAGGGLTSEAAGARRRARSWFAAGETAAALGLALTLGRGLPAGAWTLGVAALWLAAFARPGRRSRLRAAAVACGIVAAAVAVAWLGRFAGGSPAGAPVAAVAALVASTAAGAWRGTRLARATFDGEERGRSAAGHATAWLAVAVAASSRGGPALILVALALSDAVALLLGSWHALRASLIEEAAWDADEPGPGRWLRAAGTGVAALSLLAAGFGAAVQGPAARIADAALRIVVAAMARVAFPVVAWALDALRPHSASIREVLDRMAQGVGGHPSDTIAAPAVTHGSGWVLAGLAGAAVLAVLVAVGLARLRDAAGGGPVETAFSETSEMIPRGDAKRPRRLAWAGAPATDAVRRVRAAYRRWSRSAARHGHARAPSQTAREHARRVTGGLEAAPAAAELVALYERARYGGVATAEDARRAGDVARDAEAEVIPVERGR
- a CDS encoding sodium:calcium antiporter; protein product: MTLLLVWAAAAAGLIVVAAELFVNGVEWLAHRWKLGPAGTGSVLAAMGGTLPETLVTLLAALSGAGGVSTGTALGSPAVLATLAFGLVGLAGTARAGAREPRAARRTDRGVRRNLQWFGVLFGAAVALTLVPAPRLKLALAPCFLAAWAAFCLQSWDRDDRGDPPPSALFRLPFAGRLPWVVAQTLAGCAGLAYGAEQLVHALEGLSAALGLPSLIVSLSLAPLATELPEITTATLWALRGKFDLALQNVSGALVMSATLPVAVSLALCPWRMSPPAMVAVGAAGLGTALAWRATGGRGHGPWLSACGLAFVAYLAVLFM
- a CDS encoding alpha-ketoacid dehydrogenase subunit beta; protein product: MPEKTLIEAIHDAMDEEMARDPSVVLLGEDVGLRGGVFRASAGLIEKYGEARVIDTPLAESSIAGMAIGMALNGLRPIAEMQFADFSFPAFNQIQSEAARMYYRSNGGWKVPLVIRMPYGGGPGVHGALYHSQSVEAFYAHIPGLKVVLPSFPYDAKGMLKAAIRDDDPVIFLEHKKAYRSVRQEVPDGDYTVPLGPAEVRREGRHVTIYSYGFLLHESLRAADQLKQEGIECTVVDVRSLKPLDKKTIVETAKHTGKALIVHEDNVSYGAGAEIAAVIAEEALFHLDAPVRRLCGPDVPGIGFNHVYEHEFTPDVARIAAAARELAKF
- a CDS encoding DAK2 domain-containing protein; this translates as MIESLTADDLRVLGSGAVRSLERHRRQIDAMNVFPVPDGDTGGNMLGTLRAACGPEGANEQPGTGTEASAGALLQKASMGALMGARGNSGLILAQMLRGIARAARGSDVVSASTFAEGLVQASELSYRAVAEPKEGTILTVAKAAAASGRDAAARGEDVLGVLNAARRAAREALARTPDLLPVLKEAGVVDAAGLALCHMLDGATQFLRHRRLALKVGRELARRAATRQALAPEAPAHLEGESDFDLRFPIEVQLVLTGPGLDLERLRAELLPMGDSLVVAGDEFQAKVHIHTDRPDETLAILRRFGQTDHVEVTDMRPQAEAFRRNPAGQA